From the genome of Triticum aestivum cultivar Chinese Spring chromosome 3B, IWGSC CS RefSeq v2.1, whole genome shotgun sequence, one region includes:
- the LOC123064807 gene encoding WUSCHEL-related homeobox 10-like, with protein MDQHNHGQAPAHRGGRSSEGGEPTTTRSRWAPKPEQILILESIFNSGMVNPAKDETARIRLLLERFGAVRDANVFYWFQNRRSRSRRRARQLQQSCGGTGDADQLSSNAAAAGHGCHGIGTSPYNTMQYGQLCGGVSAAAAAVTGPPRFSVDDADSGDDLFAIPRQMGLMSRGGEDQYGYTATDASQLSYQATVPGTTMPVFINGSVYEVPSTGVLDVAGTFGSDVILVHSSGEILPVNERGVLMKSLQMGECYYLVFRSI; from the exons ATGGACCAGCACAACCACGGCCAAGCTCCCGCACACCGCGGCGGCCGCAGCAGCGAGGGGGGCGAGCCGACCACGACACGGTCCCGGTGGGCGCCCAAGCCGGAGCAGATCCTGATCCTGGAGTCCATCTTCAACAGCGGTATGGTGAACCCGGCCAAGGACGAGACGGCGCGCATCCGGCTCCTCCTCGAGCGCTTCGGCGCCGTCCGTGACGCCAACGTGTTCTACTGGTTCCAGAACCGCCGCTCCCGCTCCCGCCGCCGTGCACGCCAGCTCCAGCAGTCTTGCGGCGGCACTGGGGACGCGGACCAGCTCTCCTCCAACGCAGCCGCGGCCGGCCACGGCTGCCACGGCATCGGCACCTCTCCCTACAACACCATGCAGTACGGGCAGCTGTGCGGCGGCGTgtcggcggccgcggccgcggtcACCGGGCCTCCCCGTTTCTCGGTAGACGACGCCGACAGCGGAGACGATCTTTTCGCCATCCCCCGGCAAATGGGCCTCATGTCACGCGGTGGCGAAGACCAGTATGGCTACACGGCTACCGACGCATCGCAACTAAGCTACCAAGCAACTG TTCCTGGGACGACGATGCCGGTGTTCATCAATGGCAGTGTGTATGAGGTGCCGAGCACCGGCGTGTTGGACGTGGCAGGCACATTCGGGAGTGATGTGATTCTGGTGCACTCCTCCGGCGAGATCCTCCCGGTGAACGAGCGCGGCGTGCTCATGAAGAGCCTGCAGATGGGGGAATGTTATTACCTG GTATTCAGATCGATCTGA